The Lolium rigidum isolate FL_2022 chromosome 1, APGP_CSIRO_Lrig_0.1, whole genome shotgun sequence region AGGCGGCGAGGAGGCACGAGTGTTTTGGGAGAAGGACATGAGGAGGCGGACGGTGCGGATGCTGAAGCGGTGGTAGGCGTCGGAGAGCGCGGCCTGCAGCTCGCGCTCGTCGATCCTGCCGCTGCGGTCGCGGTCGGCGGCCCGGAACGCGCGCTCCACGTCCGGGTGCGTCCCCGGCGGGAACGCCACGGCTCCTCCCCCGAAACTCCCCGTCGGCTGCAGGTAGCCTCCCCCTTGGCCGTAGCCGTAGCCatacggcgatgacgaggaggaggcgtaCGGCGGGTAGCCTCCTCCTTGGCCATAGCCGTGGCcgtacggcgacgaggaggagggcgctgGCGGCCGGTAGCCTCCTCCTTGGCCGTAGCCGtacgtcgacgaggaggaggaggacgccggcaCAGGCGCGGGCGGCGGGTAGCCTCCTCCTTGCTCGTAGCGGTAGCcgtacggcgacgaggaggtgggCGCGGGCACACGCGCTGGAGGTGCGGATGGCGGGTAACCGCCGTAGCCCTGGCCGTATCCTTGGCCATGGCCGTGGTCGTAGCGGTTGTAGTCGGCCATGGATGGAAGGGGTTGACGTGCGCGGTCTCTAGCTAGTCGTGGTGCTGAATGATCTTCCTTGCAGTTGAGTATATATATTCGCTTCGCGGCTGAATGATTATGCGATGCTTCTTCCTTCTCGTTGTTGACCTGATCCGGAAAGCGTGTGCAAGTGCAAGTAGGATAATTCATGTCGAACTCGCACGAAGCGTAGAGCGGTTTCGTCACCGTAGGCGCGTCATGCACGAGAGTGGAAGGTTCGTTTGGGGTGAGCGGCATGGCTAAGCAACCTgacgcgcgcgcgcgcgtgtTGCCGATGAAGACAGCGCGCGTGCGTGCGTGCTTCCGGAGTTCTCTCGTCGATCCTCAGCATGCATCCAACGGCGGCCGCCGACCGCCGACCGCATCCGTACCTATCCAAATGTGCAATCTCAATACTACGATGTGCCAATATCTTTATGTATGGACAGTTAATTAACGATCGATCTGCTAGTATGGGCTGATATAAGCTCAGTCGTTTTCGCGCTAAAAGATGGGCGAACTCAACTGAAGAAAGTGGACGCACAGGAAGTCTCTACTCGATCGCATCAATCCATTCCATGCTAATCTCGACCCAAATATAATGTGTGACCTACTTTTTAACCTTCTACGTGGGTTAATCCA contains the following coding sequences:
- the LOC124683272 gene encoding calcium-binding protein CBP-like; its protein translation is MADYNRYDHGHGQGYGQGYGGYPPSAPPARVPAPTSSSPYGYRYEQGGGYPPPAPVPASSSSSSTYGYGQGGGYRPPAPSSSSPYGHGYGQGGAVAFPPGTHPDVERAFRAADRDRSGRIDERELQAALSDAYHRFSIRTVRLLMSFSQNTRASSPPQMGPADFVSLWNCLGQWRGIFDRYDRDRSGRIDSNELNQALRGIGYTVPPSVIEALIVNYNDGASRRGALDFDNFVECGMIVKGLTDKFKEKDTRYTGSAALTYDSFLSIVIPFIVP